TTTAGAGTACTTTTTTTTATGATTTTAAATTTAAATTTTTGTACCTTTTTTACAATAGATGCATAAGATGATATTGTAAACAGCTTAAAAAGAAGAGGAGGAAAAGTTTATGTATAGACGACCTTATGAAAATAATGAACTTGCAGAAGCTTATGTACCTTTTCAGTACTATACTGAAAGTTATCAACCTATGGAAGCTTTAAAAAGAGGAACTCTTTTTCCAGAGCTAGATAAACCTTATTATGAAGGAAAAAGGGGGAGAAGATAATGAATAAAATTCGATATCAAAAATTACAAGAAATACAAACGTTAGAATTTACTCTTGTAGAGTTGAATCTTTATTTGGATACTCATCCAAATGATCAAAAAGCTTTACGAGAATATAACACCTATGGAAAACAATTACAAAAATCTAGAGCCCAATATGAAGCTATGTATGGACCACTTTGTAATTTTGGAATGTCTCTTAGTCAATACCCTTTTAAATGGGTAGAAGAACCTTGGCCATGGGATATGTAAAGAAAGGAGCGATTGATATATGTGGGTTTATGAAAAAAAATTAGAATATCCAGTAAGAGTAGATACTACTAATCCTGCTTTAGCGCAGATGATATTAGAACAATTTGGAGGAGCAGATGGAGAATTAGCTGCATCTCTTCGTTATTTAAGTCAACGATATTATATGCCAATTGGAGAAGGAAAAGCAATTTTAACAGATATTGGGACAGAAGAATTAGCTCATTGGGAAATTATTGGAACATTAGCATGGAAATTAGTCAAAGATGCGCCGATTGAAAAAATTAAAGGAACTCCTTTTGAAGCTCATTTTGCGAATCATGGAAAAAATCCTTATCCTCATGATGCAG
The Garciella nitratireducens DSM 15102 DNA segment above includes these coding regions:
- a CDS encoding spore coat associated protein CotJA — its product is MYRRPYENNELAEAYVPFQYYTESYQPMEALKRGTLFPELDKPYYEGKRGRR
- a CDS encoding spore coat protein CotJB, producing MNKIRYQKLQEIQTLEFTLVELNLYLDTHPNDQKALREYNTYGKQLQKSRAQYEAMYGPLCNFGMSLSQYPFKWVEEPWPWDM
- a CDS encoding manganese catalase family protein, giving the protein MWVYEKKLEYPVRVDTTNPALAQMILEQFGGADGELAASLRYLSQRYYMPIGEGKAILTDIGTEELAHWEIIGTLAWKLVKDAPIEKIKGTPFEAHFANHGKNPYPHDAAGFNFTATFFNAKGDIMADIHEDMAAEQKARATYEHLIQLSDDPGVTDTLRFLREREIVHFQRFGETMELLKDYEQSKKCY